From Candidatus Bathyarchaeota archaeon:
TGTGCAGTCGTAGCGCTTGGAATCAAAGACCAAACAGTGATTACAAACATGGAATGCGTTAAAAAGTCATATCCTAGATTCTTCGAAGACATAGCGTCATTAGGAGCTGACGTTGTTGAGCAGTAACACTCTAGGCAAAGCATTCACAGTCACATGTTTCGGGGAGAGCCACGGCAGATGCGTAGGAGTAGTAATCGACGGATGCCCAAGCGGCTTGAGAATAGATGAATCAGATATTCAGATGGAAGTTGATAGGAGGGTTCCGAGAGACGAGTCCCTAGTCTCTGGAAGAATTGAGGAGGATAAGGTGGAGATACTCTCAGGTATCCATCGAGGATACACAACCGGAGCCCCCATAACAGCACTCGTCTGGAATAGAGATTTCATGCCAAGAGACTATGAGGAGCTAGCTGACAAGCCAAGGCCAGGACATGCAGATTACCCTGCAAATGTAAAGTTTGGAGGATTCAGCGACTTGAGGGGTGGAGGAAGATGGTCAGGTAGAATGACCGTAACACTAGTCATGGCAGGCGCTGTTGCAAAGAAGCTACTCAACCTACATAAAGTAGAAGTTCTCGCATACACTTCAAAGGTGGGAAATGTAGAAGCATCAAAGGTCAGCGTCGACGAGATCCGTGCGAACACATACACAAACCCCGTCAGAACGGCAGACCTCAAAATTGTAGAAAAGATGGTTGAGGAGATATTGAATGCGAAGAGTCGAGGAGACAGTGTTGGCAGCATCGTGGATTTTATAGCCTTGAACGTACCCGTAGGGATTGGTGAACCATTCTTCGATCCTCTAGATGGAGACTTGGCTAAAGGCCTGTTCACTATCCCAGGAGTGAAAGGGGTAGAGTTCGGATTAGGATTCAAGAGTTCAACCCTGTATGGCTCAGAAAATAATGATGAGTATAGAATAAAGGATGGGAGAATCGTGACCTTAACCAACAATTCAGGCGGCATCTTAGGAGGAATGAGTAACGGCATGCCCATCACTGGAAGGGTCGCTTTCAAA
This genomic window contains:
- the aroC gene encoding chorismate synthase; amino-acid sequence: MLSSNTLGKAFTVTCFGESHGRCVGVVIDGCPSGLRIDESDIQMEVDRRVPRDESLVSGRIEEDKVEILSGIHRGYTTGAPITALVWNRDFMPRDYEELADKPRPGHADYPANVKFGGFSDLRGGGRWSGRMTVTLVMAGAVAKKLLNLHKVEVLAYTSKVGNVEASKVSVDEIRANTYTNPVRTADLKIVEKMVEEILNAKSRGDSVGSIVDFIALNVPVGIGEPFFDPLDGDLAKGLFTIPGVKGVEFGLGFKSSTLYGSENNDEYRIKDGRIVTLTNNSGGILGGMSNGMPITGRVAFKPPPSIARKQKTIDLKRLENVEIAIGGRHDPCIAPKAVPVVESVISIILVDHMLRSEIIKRIIKS